One window from the genome of Gimesia aquarii encodes:
- a CDS encoding AMP-binding protein, producing MNICEHLTVSAQIFPEREALVFNGIRFTYAELEHLSSQAACYLQEFAVHPGDRVAIALPNTPAFVVWYYAVLRVGAIAVSVSTRLTPQEIRFIVEDCTAVALVVVESKSVDLQSQMPACMQHLISVSEAGDKISDEFLSVSESGPIDIYPTKPDDPAVILYTSGTTGFPKGATLSHQNVRATVHAFNNLCGLNQDDRILCSVPLFHCYGQNALLNSGFHAAATIVLQQRFDLNESKSLIMDEGVNKLFGVPTMFQLLEETCSLEDLKSINYCFSAATTLPQIVAERWQQKFKMPIYEGYGLTETAPFASYNHRLKFIPGSIGSPVDLVEMKVVHTETGETCVPGELGEIVVRGPNVMLGYWNRPDDTAIAIRDGWFHSGDIGRIDEQGYFYIVDRVKDMISIAGLKVFPAEVERTLHEHAAISDVAVVGLADAILGEKVVAFIVLAKDLQTGSEVTHTEVLEQLREFCQQNLASYKMPKHLLLIDELPRNPSGKVLKRVLREQAESMITETQQEIQPKTDIDVSVSTEESEREAAKQKVHSAWVMEMLKSHPANRLREITSMLQLDVQQMLQLDELPNADERFIEAGLDSLLIVDLQERLKQRLGHAVDLPATLVFDYPSIAELAAFLSSILEEIHSNDDSDRETSGSSVSREQTVKIPQKEGGGDILFTDNPSETSDLEAEIEGLSEQEALEQLIRELKN from the coding sequence ATGAATATCTGTGAACACTTAACGGTATCGGCACAAATTTTTCCTGAGCGTGAAGCACTCGTATTTAATGGAATCCGTTTTACTTATGCTGAGCTTGAACACCTAAGCAGTCAGGCAGCCTGCTATTTGCAAGAGTTTGCAGTTCACCCTGGGGATCGAGTAGCAATTGCGCTACCGAATACACCCGCTTTTGTAGTCTGGTATTATGCGGTTTTGCGTGTCGGTGCGATTGCTGTTTCTGTGAGTACGCGGCTGACTCCTCAGGAAATTCGGTTTATTGTTGAAGATTGTACTGCAGTGGCACTGGTCGTCGTCGAATCCAAATCGGTCGATTTACAATCACAGATGCCAGCTTGTATGCAGCATTTGATTTCGGTTTCTGAGGCTGGTGATAAAATTTCCGATGAATTTCTCAGCGTCAGCGAATCAGGCCCCATTGACATTTATCCGACCAAACCAGACGATCCGGCAGTCATTCTCTACACATCTGGGACCACTGGTTTTCCCAAAGGGGCGACGTTGTCACATCAAAATGTACGGGCAACCGTGCACGCCTTTAACAATTTGTGTGGTTTAAATCAGGATGATCGCATTCTCTGTAGTGTGCCTTTATTCCATTGTTATGGTCAGAACGCGTTACTGAATTCTGGTTTCCATGCAGCGGCAACCATTGTATTACAGCAGCGTTTTGATTTGAATGAATCCAAATCCTTAATCATGGATGAAGGGGTGAATAAGCTGTTTGGTGTGCCAACCATGTTTCAATTACTCGAGGAAACATGCAGCCTCGAAGATTTAAAAAGCATTAACTATTGTTTCTCGGCCGCAACAACCTTACCACAAATTGTCGCTGAACGCTGGCAACAGAAATTCAAGATGCCGATCTACGAAGGCTATGGTTTAACCGAAACTGCACCTTTTGCCAGTTATAATCATCGTTTGAAATTTATCCCTGGATCAATTGGGTCTCCCGTTGATCTGGTTGAAATGAAAGTGGTTCATACTGAGACAGGTGAGACTTGTGTACCCGGAGAATTAGGAGAGATTGTGGTTCGTGGTCCCAATGTGATGCTGGGATATTGGAATCGTCCCGACGATACAGCGATTGCAATCCGCGATGGTTGGTTTCATTCTGGTGATATTGGGCGGATTGATGAGCAGGGTTACTTCTATATTGTCGACCGTGTAAAGGATATGATTTCAATCGCAGGGCTCAAAGTCTTTCCGGCAGAAGTTGAAAGAACCCTGCATGAACATGCCGCAATTTCAGATGTAGCAGTGGTTGGATTAGCAGATGCCATTTTGGGTGAGAAGGTTGTTGCGTTCATTGTGCTAGCCAAGGATCTTCAAACTGGTTCCGAAGTAACGCATACTGAGGTCCTTGAGCAGCTTCGTGAGTTCTGTCAGCAAAATCTTGCGAGCTATAAGATGCCCAAGCATTTATTGCTGATCGACGAATTGCCGCGGAATCCTTCGGGTAAAGTACTCAAGCGGGTTCTGCGCGAACAAGCAGAATCGATGATTACTGAAACGCAGCAAGAGATACAGCCCAAAACTGACATAGATGTTTCAGTATCAACGGAAGAGTCAGAGCGGGAAGCTGCGAAGCAGAAAGTTCACTCAGCCTGGGTGATGGAAATGCTAAAATCACATCCGGCGAATCGATTGCGTGAAATTACTTCCATGCTCCAACTGGATGTGCAACAGATGCTGCAGTTGGACGAACTACCGAATGCTGACGAACGTTTTATTGAAGCAGGCCTCGATTCTTTGTTGATTGTCGATTTGCAGGAACGGTTGAAACAAAGGCTCGGTCACGCTGTCGATTTACCAGCGACATTAGTATTCGATTATCCCAGCATTGCAGAATTGGCCGCTTTTTTGTCGTCAATTCTTGAAGAAATTCATTCCAACGACGATTCAGATCGCGAAACTTCTGGAAGCAGTGTGAGTCGTGAACAGACTGTCAAAATACCTCAAAAAGAAGGTGGTGGTGACATTTTGTTTACTGATAATCCCAGTGAAACATCCGATTTGGAAGCTGAAATTGAAGGGTTATCAGAGCAAGAGGCTTTAGAACAGCTGATTCGCGAATTGAAAAATTGA
- a CDS encoding type I polyketide synthase produces the protein MKLSPNKQALLKIRELKQELAAAQHAPTEEIAIVSIACRFPQTSSSPEQFWQSLIDQRNELNEVPDSRWDLAAFHSENPETPGKMYARTGAFLDEIDSFDADFFGISPREATWVDPQQRLLLETGWESLERAGWTTEKIGPRTGVFVGWMHNDYQNEASDSFLNLNPYIATGAAGSFLSGRLAYYLGLEGPSLAVDTACSSSLVALHLACLSLTRKECDQALAGGVNVIASPTTNILTCKLKALSPTGESRAFDAGANGYVRGEGCGVVTLKRLRDAERDGDPILAVIRGSAIGHNGFSSGLTVPNPRAQERVIQEALRRAKINPHDVAYLEAHGTGTELGDPIEMQAAVAALAKGRSEENPLLVGSVKTNIGHLEAAAGMAGLIKVLLAMKNQAIPPQLNFEQPNPHIPWDQIPVNIVTETTPWPNASQLIAGVSAFGMSGTNAHVVLTSYSPRTTNRNGHRNHAISERAQHFKETKHEQRKEKPQLLVISAKTEQALLEQTNQYRNWLTQHHEVPLASIAHTAGVGRRHMEQRLAMVVHSHQKAEQLLDRIYRSDNQQGVHIGQAQPSSTVAWQFTGQGSQYVGMAAELYETQPQFRAALDDCEAMMQDLSGQSLLDVLWRQETLLNRTEWTQPGLFAIQRGLAQLLLSWGLRPNVVLGHSVGQYAAACVAGVMDWEQGFRLICERGRLIGDLPTGGSMAAVFAAYEKVESIVAEYPGVSVAAQNGLHTVISGETAIVDEITQQFSEEGVRCKKLNTSQAFHSHLMEPALEAFTRFADSLDFQPARIPLICNVTGQLIGNEQILDGTYWANHIRKPVRYADSISSLQEMQASFLLELGPQPVLTGMARSVWHGSQSSLACCLDKSVDDEVSLLDVVGQGYVQGITPDFNQLNPKQSDQNLLLPTYPFQRQRYWGPAKPKAAQAISHSTHPLLGEKCSLAGLTDEIRFEKIIEPDSPPWLTDHEVMGSIVFPGAGFIDLALAVQPAIELKEIVFEQPLRLQGRTRIQSVLRTNDESGKSLQVYASPEQTENWTRCFRSMVVESEASQPPAINLQDILTNLSETADVDQFYGLLGSLELNYGPAFRVVKSLKFSTEFVVAELQTMGDLRGYTIPPTLLDGAFHSLAAGLLRENADDLFLPVGIERVVCHRAMTEDVFSFATWTEPEGDVRSADISLLDRQGTVLAEIKNLTVKRLDRALLRRMSGTSDTRLLYDLQWQNYRLPMTELEPKNWLIISQERNTATGAASGHQLLAESIRNLICEKGHRAVHIQLATTETLQVNADDFYQLNGQCQQHWQELLQILREDEHKAIPQGVVWLACDSSDVESESTLSTSRLHFPSLLALFSACRVEKVQGFECGFQIVTSNSISLSDASLSGESKAGEAQHVDPIQSQFWGFGRALGAEHPEFHCRLVDVNRNDLSEGNEQAESVAEYILNDTVENQIVIRSNRYYVPRLQQTRLTSIDEIEFPIDSQGSYLITGGLGMLGRQAGLWLAKKGASHVVLVSRRPPSESTLELVNEIEKLGCRTVIHQADSSLRKDMEQLCNKFGTDWPVLKGVIHAAGVLDDGLIADQTWERFEKVLEPKVLGASLLDELTRDFDLDFFVLYSSAASLLGSPGQTNYAAANGFLDGLADRRRQQGLPAISLNWGPWTEGMADNELIVKRLALQGITPLTVDDAHHVLEKAVRASLQQALVLDVDWKRMGGGSESPPLFEKLSAASQKSKAGDSEMVGKLKTLQGSARQKLLIETIQNQFQQILSTPEPPEIDRPLIEMGMDSLMAVEFSMQLQSMLGDDYVVSQTMLFDHPTITAIADHVLGMIDEAAEANSSDVETGLPAASDESVSISVSADQIARDDIAIIGMSCRFPGAKDVNEFWENLLAGVDSVREVPSDRWDVEAFYSPNREPGKMYTREGGFLDDIDCFDADFFGISHEEACWLDPQHRLLLENCWTALEDAGVKPYPLQDSNVGVFMGIMSSDYASLSTLENHDILADFQGAGFSHSAGVGRISYSFGFEGPSLAIDTASSSSLVAVCQAMRSLQEGHCNLALAGGVNAILTPFNSLLMAKTGMLSPDGRCKSFSAGADGFGRGEGCGVVVLKRLSDAERDGDQILAVVRGGAISHNGFSSSITTPNSRSQSRLIQDALQDAKISPAQVQYLEAHGTGTEYGDPMELTAAAAVFGRGRNQKNRLLVGSVKANISHLEAAGGISGLIKAVLAMQHGVIPQQLHCKEPSPHIPWKRLPLDLVQEQTVWPESEERIAAVTALGLAGTNAHVILSSQLEHRAPHQLTVVDQPADPPVSLLTMSANSLSSLQQTVTRYHDCLVANEAVNLTDFCYTAATGRRIFDNRIGIMGATQADMVSQLQELAKELTSGEGDHAQLSLQREGFLAGYAKETPKLGWVFHDASKQELLQSRILYQDQYPFRELVDRMNGVYQTLTNSGSDSATDLISWFTDESVAGNTIDLPLDVIQFVCQLGLAEVWQTYGVESDVVAGFGIGQYSAAVFTGMMSSEEGLKLVVERNRLLKNPGIQSSLSNIDETKFDEVTVTALQQFEEFADTLNYFPANRLILNSLTGQAVPIQQLLAGSFWREHAVAKDNIAETLASFVEMKCELILQIGIGQAVEEVNEKWSAAQSLTVLPSTLSKDESPGSIVPTLANLFVRGCSLDLSAPYARLQPRKMSLPTSPFERKHHWISDLVQAGSTVE, from the coding sequence ATGAAATTATCTCCAAATAAACAGGCTTTACTGAAAATTCGGGAATTGAAGCAGGAGCTTGCTGCCGCGCAACATGCTCCCACTGAGGAGATTGCCATTGTTTCGATCGCCTGTCGTTTTCCCCAGACTTCGAGTAGTCCCGAACAGTTTTGGCAGAGCTTGATCGATCAACGCAACGAATTGAATGAAGTTCCCGATTCTCGCTGGGATTTAGCAGCCTTCCATTCCGAAAATCCAGAGACTCCAGGGAAAATGTATGCCCGCACGGGGGCCTTTCTGGATGAGATCGATTCATTTGATGCTGATTTTTTTGGCATTTCACCTCGTGAAGCGACTTGGGTTGATCCTCAGCAGCGGCTGCTGCTTGAGACCGGTTGGGAATCTCTGGAAAGAGCAGGTTGGACAACTGAGAAAATCGGGCCACGAACCGGTGTCTTCGTTGGTTGGATGCATAACGATTATCAGAATGAAGCCAGTGACTCATTTTTAAATTTGAATCCTTATATTGCCACCGGTGCCGCGGGAAGTTTTTTAAGTGGTCGTCTGGCTTATTATCTGGGACTCGAAGGTCCGAGTCTCGCTGTGGATACGGCGTGTTCTTCTTCATTAGTGGCTCTCCATCTGGCTTGTCTCAGTTTAACTCGAAAGGAATGCGATCAAGCACTGGCAGGGGGTGTCAATGTGATCGCTTCGCCCACGACTAACATTCTTACGTGTAAATTGAAAGCCTTGTCGCCGACCGGTGAATCGCGGGCTTTTGATGCGGGTGCCAACGGGTATGTGCGCGGCGAAGGTTGTGGCGTTGTCACATTGAAACGACTTCGAGATGCTGAGCGTGACGGAGATCCCATTTTAGCAGTCATCCGTGGTTCTGCCATTGGTCACAACGGTTTTAGTAGCGGGTTGACTGTTCCTAATCCGCGGGCACAAGAACGCGTGATTCAGGAAGCACTGAGAAGGGCGAAAATCAATCCGCATGATGTCGCTTATTTAGAAGCCCATGGGACAGGGACCGAACTAGGTGACCCGATTGAAATGCAGGCGGCTGTGGCGGCACTGGCGAAAGGGCGTAGCGAAGAAAATCCTCTATTGGTTGGTTCGGTCAAAACGAACATCGGGCACCTGGAAGCGGCAGCGGGCATGGCGGGGTTGATTAAAGTGTTGCTTGCGATGAAAAATCAGGCGATTCCACCGCAACTGAATTTTGAACAACCCAACCCGCATATTCCCTGGGATCAAATTCCGGTGAATATCGTCACTGAAACGACACCCTGGCCAAATGCATCACAACTGATTGCCGGCGTCAGCGCTTTCGGAATGAGTGGCACGAATGCCCATGTTGTGCTTACGAGTTATTCTCCAAGAACAACGAATCGTAATGGTCATCGGAATCATGCTATTAGTGAGCGTGCGCAGCATTTCAAAGAGACAAAGCATGAACAGCGAAAGGAGAAGCCTCAACTTCTGGTCATATCAGCCAAAACAGAGCAGGCATTACTGGAGCAGACAAACCAATATCGTAATTGGCTCACTCAGCATCATGAAGTTCCACTGGCAAGTATAGCACACACGGCGGGTGTCGGACGACGACACATGGAACAGCGCCTCGCGATGGTTGTTCACTCACATCAGAAAGCTGAACAGTTACTCGATCGAATTTACCGAAGTGATAATCAGCAAGGTGTTCACATCGGACAAGCACAGCCTTCATCAACAGTCGCCTGGCAATTTACGGGACAAGGCTCTCAGTATGTGGGGATGGCTGCCGAACTCTATGAGACACAGCCCCAGTTTCGAGCGGCCCTTGATGACTGTGAAGCAATGATGCAGGATTTATCGGGGCAATCTTTACTCGACGTACTTTGGCGGCAGGAAACACTCCTCAATCGAACCGAATGGACGCAGCCGGGACTATTTGCGATCCAAAGAGGCTTAGCGCAATTACTACTCAGTTGGGGATTGCGACCTAATGTTGTGCTGGGACATAGTGTGGGGCAATATGCGGCAGCCTGTGTGGCTGGTGTGATGGATTGGGAACAAGGTTTTCGTCTGATTTGTGAGCGGGGGCGATTGATTGGTGACCTCCCCACCGGTGGTTCTATGGCTGCTGTTTTTGCGGCTTATGAAAAAGTCGAGTCCATTGTAGCCGAATATCCGGGTGTTTCTGTTGCGGCTCAAAATGGTCTGCATACTGTTATCAGCGGTGAAACAGCGATTGTTGACGAGATAACTCAACAGTTTTCGGAAGAAGGCGTTCGCTGTAAAAAATTAAACACATCCCAAGCATTCCATTCCCATTTGATGGAACCGGCGTTGGAAGCATTCACACGTTTCGCTGATTCATTGGACTTTCAACCCGCCCGTATTCCTTTGATTTGTAATGTGACAGGTCAATTGATCGGAAACGAACAAATATTAGACGGAACCTATTGGGCCAATCATATCCGAAAACCGGTTCGTTATGCGGATAGCATTTCGAGCTTGCAGGAAATGCAAGCCAGTTTCCTACTTGAACTGGGACCTCAACCCGTGTTGACCGGTATGGCACGCTCGGTCTGGCATGGTAGTCAGTCTTCGCTTGCGTGTTGTTTAGACAAAAGTGTTGATGATGAGGTATCTTTGCTTGATGTCGTGGGCCAGGGGTATGTGCAGGGGATAACGCCTGATTTTAATCAACTGAATCCCAAACAATCTGATCAAAATCTACTGCTGCCGACTTATCCGTTTCAACGACAACGTTATTGGGGACCAGCCAAGCCGAAGGCCGCTCAGGCAATTTCACATTCAACACATCCTTTGCTTGGGGAAAAGTGCTCGCTGGCAGGGCTCACTGACGAAATACGATTTGAAAAAATTATCGAACCGGACAGTCCGCCCTGGTTAACCGACCACGAGGTCATGGGATCGATTGTATTTCCTGGCGCAGGCTTTATTGATCTTGCGTTAGCAGTACAACCAGCGATTGAATTGAAAGAGATCGTATTTGAGCAACCTTTGCGTCTTCAGGGACGAACCCGGATACAGTCTGTCTTACGTACAAACGATGAATCAGGCAAAAGCTTGCAAGTTTATGCGAGCCCGGAACAAACAGAGAACTGGACTCGATGTTTTCGATCCATGGTTGTGGAGTCAGAAGCCAGCCAGCCTCCGGCAATCAACTTACAGGACATTCTCACAAATCTGTCCGAAACAGCCGATGTCGATCAATTTTATGGCTTACTTGGCAGTCTGGAATTGAACTATGGTCCTGCGTTTCGAGTTGTCAAGTCGCTCAAATTTTCCACAGAATTTGTTGTAGCAGAATTGCAGACCATGGGTGACTTGCGGGGTTACACGATTCCGCCAACGCTACTCGACGGTGCTTTTCATTCTCTTGCCGCCGGCCTACTACGTGAAAATGCTGACGATTTATTTTTACCCGTCGGGATTGAGCGCGTGGTTTGTCACCGCGCGATGACAGAGGACGTGTTCAGTTTTGCGACGTGGACTGAACCGGAAGGGGATGTTCGATCTGCTGATATTTCATTGCTGGATCGACAGGGGACTGTCTTAGCTGAGATTAAAAACTTGACCGTCAAACGACTCGATCGTGCGTTGCTGCGACGAATGAGTGGCACCTCCGATACGCGCTTGTTATACGATTTGCAGTGGCAGAACTATCGTCTTCCTATGACGGAACTTGAACCGAAAAACTGGTTGATTATCAGTCAGGAACGAAATACTGCAACTGGGGCTGCTTCAGGTCATCAACTTCTCGCAGAGTCGATTCGAAACTTGATCTGCGAAAAGGGGCATCGGGCGGTTCATATCCAGTTGGCAACTACGGAAACACTCCAGGTAAATGCGGATGACTTTTACCAACTGAATGGTCAGTGTCAGCAACACTGGCAAGAGTTACTGCAGATACTTCGTGAGGATGAACACAAAGCCATTCCACAGGGGGTGGTCTGGTTAGCATGTGATTCGAGTGATGTCGAATCTGAATCGACGTTATCAACCTCGCGTTTGCATTTTCCGAGTTTGCTCGCGCTGTTTTCTGCTTGTCGGGTCGAGAAAGTCCAGGGATTTGAGTGCGGTTTTCAAATTGTGACCAGTAATAGTATTAGTCTTTCTGATGCATCATTGTCCGGGGAATCAAAAGCAGGAGAAGCTCAGCACGTTGATCCGATTCAATCTCAGTTCTGGGGCTTTGGTCGTGCGTTAGGAGCAGAGCATCCTGAATTCCATTGTCGCCTGGTTGACGTTAATCGCAATGATCTTTCTGAAGGTAACGAGCAAGCTGAATCAGTGGCTGAATACATCTTGAATGACACGGTCGAAAATCAAATCGTGATTCGATCCAACCGGTATTATGTACCGCGATTGCAGCAAACGCGTTTGACTTCGATCGATGAAATTGAATTTCCAATTGACTCGCAGGGGAGTTATCTCATTACCGGTGGACTCGGAATGCTCGGACGACAGGCCGGGCTTTGGTTGGCAAAGAAAGGAGCCTCGCATGTGGTGTTGGTGTCGCGTCGCCCACCGAGCGAATCGACATTGGAACTGGTCAATGAGATTGAGAAGTTAGGTTGCCGTACCGTCATTCATCAAGCCGATTCCAGTTTGCGTAAGGATATGGAACAACTTTGTAACAAATTTGGTACAGACTGGCCTGTGCTCAAAGGTGTGATTCATGCAGCCGGTGTACTCGACGATGGTTTGATTGCCGATCAGACCTGGGAACGATTTGAGAAAGTCCTGGAGCCAAAGGTTCTGGGCGCGAGTTTGCTCGATGAATTAACACGTGATTTCGACCTCGATTTCTTTGTGTTGTATTCTTCGGCTGCGTCGTTGTTAGGATCACCGGGGCAAACAAATTACGCAGCCGCAAATGGGTTCCTGGATGGTTTGGCCGATCGCCGTCGACAACAGGGACTGCCTGCTATCAGTCTCAACTGGGGCCCCTGGACGGAAGGAATGGCCGATAATGAGTTGATTGTCAAACGCCTCGCTCTTCAGGGGATTACTCCGTTAACCGTTGATGATGCCCATCATGTTCTGGAAAAGGCGGTTCGAGCCAGTTTGCAACAGGCACTTGTGTTAGACGTTGATTGGAAACGGATGGGCGGCGGTTCCGAATCGCCTCCCTTGTTTGAGAAATTATCCGCAGCCTCGCAGAAATCGAAGGCGGGCGATTCAGAGATGGTCGGAAAGTTAAAAACATTACAAGGTTCTGCGCGACAAAAACTGTTAATAGAGACGATTCAGAACCAGTTTCAGCAAATTTTGTCAACACCTGAACCGCCTGAGATTGATCGGCCTCTGATCGAGATGGGCATGGATTCCTTGATGGCGGTGGAATTCAGTATGCAACTGCAATCGATGCTGGGCGACGATTACGTCGTCTCCCAAACGATGTTATTCGATCATCCGACAATCACCGCGATCGCTGACCATGTCCTGGGCATGATCGACGAAGCGGCTGAAGCAAATTCCTCCGATGTTGAAACAGGATTACCAGCAGCGAGTGATGAATCAGTCTCGATCTCTGTTTCTGCAGATCAAATTGCCCGCGATGATATTGCTATTATCGGCATGAGTTGTCGTTTTCCCGGTGCAAAAGATGTTAATGAGTTTTGGGAGAACTTGCTGGCCGGAGTTGATTCGGTGCGAGAAGTTCCCTCTGATCGTTGGGATGTAGAGGCATTTTACAGTCCCAATCGAGAACCAGGTAAGATGTATACCAGGGAAGGCGGATTCCTGGATGACATCGATTGTTTCGATGCCGACTTTTTTGGTATCTCGCATGAAGAAGCGTGCTGGCTTGATCCTCAGCATCGGTTGTTGCTCGAAAATTGTTGGACCGCGCTCGAGGATGCAGGGGTGAAGCCATACCCGCTGCAGGATTCCAATGTAGGCGTCTTTATGGGGATTATGTCCTCAGACTATGCCTCGTTATCGACGTTGGAAAACCACGATATTCTAGCGGATTTCCAGGGAGCCGGTTTTTCCCATAGTGCGGGTGTGGGACGCATCAGTTATTCATTCGGATTTGAAGGGCCGAGCCTGGCAATCGATACGGCGAGCAGCAGTTCGCTGGTTGCCGTGTGTCAGGCGATGCGAAGTTTACAGGAAGGTCATTGCAATCTGGCATTGGCGGGAGGCGTGAATGCCATTCTCACACCCTTCAACTCGCTGTTGATGGCCAAAACAGGTATGCTCTCACCAGATGGGCGCTGCAAATCATTTTCCGCCGGCGCTGATGGATTTGGACGCGGCGAAGGCTGTGGAGTCGTTGTCCTGAAGCGTTTATCAGATGCCGAACGGGATGGCGATCAAATTCTGGCAGTCGTACGTGGTGGGGCGATCAGCCATAATGGATTCAGCAGTAGTATCACGACTCCCAACAGCCGCTCTCAAAGTCGCTTGATTCAAGATGCCCTGCAGGACGCAAAGATCAGTCCGGCTCAGGTACAATACCTGGAAGCCCACGGAACGGGGACCGAGTATGGAGATCCGATGGAATTGACGGCTGCAGCTGCCGTCTTTGGGCGAGGACGAAATCAGAAAAATCGTTTGCTGGTTGGATCAGTAAAAGCCAATATTAGTCACCTGGAAGCAGCCGGGGGAATTTCTGGACTGATCAAAGCAGTACTGGCAATGCAGCATGGCGTGATTCCACAGCAATTACACTGCAAAGAACCGAGTCCCCATATCCCCTGGAAACGTCTGCCTCTCGATTTGGTACAAGAGCAGACTGTCTGGCCGGAAAGTGAAGAGCGGATCGCGGCTGTGACAGCGCTCGGATTAGCGGGCACGAACGCACATGTCATATTAAGTTCTCAACTAGAACATAGAGCACCCCATCAATTAACTGTTGTGGACCAGCCAGCTGATCCACCGGTTTCACTCTTAACAATGTCCGCGAATTCACTTTCAAGTTTACAGCAAACTGTTACAAGATATCATGATTGTCTGGTAGCTAACGAAGCGGTGAACCTCACTGATTTTTGCTACACAGCCGCAACGGGTCGACGCATTTTTGATAATCGAATTGGCATCATGGGAGCAACTCAGGCAGACATGGTCTCGCAATTGCAAGAGTTGGCAAAGGAATTGACAAGCGGTGAAGGGGATCATGCTCAGTTGAGTTTACAGCGTGAAGGTTTCTTGGCTGGCTATGCAAAAGAAACACCGAAACTGGGTTGGGTGTTTCATGATGCGAGTAAGCAGGAGTTGTTACAGTCGCGAATTCTCTATCAAGATCAATACCCGTTTCGTGAATTAGTTGATCGTATGAACGGAGTCTATCAAACGCTCACAAACTCTGGTTCAGACTCAGCGACTGATTTAATCAGCTGGTTTACCGACGAGTCAGTCGCAGGAAATACGATTGATCTGCCGCTTGATGTGATTCAATTTGTCTGTCAACTTGGTTTAGCCGAGGTATGGCAGACGTATGGAGTAGAATCTGATGTCGTGGCTGGTTTTGGAATCGGGCAATATTCAGCGGCCGTTTTTACTGGGATGATGAGTTCTGAGGAGGGCTTAAAACTGGTCGTCGAACGGAATCGGCTGTTGAAGAATCCGGGCATTCAATCGTCTTTGTCTAACATCGACGAAACTAAGTTTGACGAAGTCACAGTTACGGCATTGCAGCAGTTTGAAGAATTCGCCGATACACTGAACTATTTTCCTGCGAATCGTCTGATCTTAAATAGTTTGACTGGTCAAGCGGTTCCCATACAGCAATTACTGGCAGGGAGTTTCTGGCGAGAACATGCCGTCGCGAAGGACAATATTGCCGAAACGTTAGCGAGTTTTGTCGAAATGAAATGCGAATTGATTTTACAAATTGGAATCGGTCAAGCTGTTGAAGAAGTGAACGAAAAATGGTCGGCAGCACAAAGTTTGACTGTCTTGCCAAGTACGTTATCGAAAGACGAATCGCCTGGTTCGATCGTACCGACTTTGGCAAATTTATTTGTACGTGGCTGTTCACTGGATCTGTCGGCACCGTATGCCAGGCTGCAACCACGTAAAATGAGTTTACCGACTTCTCCCTTCGAGCGAAAACACCATTGGATTTCAGATTTAGTCCAAGCAGGGAGTACCGTAGAATGA